The window AGGGGTTCTTAAATTTattcagcctgggacccaaatgagaaattctgtgttttcctgggacccaagcttaggaaaatatgttttaggcataagggcaatgaaatgtaccAATATTTATGTATAGtaatatagacaaaaacaaataacaattaaattaaatatccatataaatatgttttttttatccCCCATTAAAAACATTCTTACATATCcatctaggttggaactgttgctgttaaaatacaataaatcattTTCATTTTGAACTGGAATAAATGGATTGATCAcatcacagaacacacacaggctttttgatagtgcaaccctaagtaacagtacagatgaaaaaTGACCAGGCCTACTGTATAAATTATTGTTgaaagtctaggttggaactgttgctgttaaaacacaatacatatttttattctgaactggaataaactgattgatcacatcacacagatgtagaacagaaaacacacacacagtcctaatgagagTATGTCTATTCTGGGCTCTGTTTTTTGACAGTACAACACTGCTCAGCCTTGAAACTGCTTATGTACTTGTTTTTTAAAAGTATGCCAGAGTTGGGAACCCTGACTCGCataggtatgtggtgccaaactggaccagaacatctactgctttctcagtcaggcaggagaccgcttcatgctgtagatgagcaacccagaactgtgtgagtgtgtttgcctCAAAAAAGCATCTTGCTTCAATCAGTTTGTTCCGGTTAAGAATAACAATTAACAgaaacagttccaacctagactagttttcaacaataatttctacagtaagatgtaccgtaccgtaggcctgatcattttttCATTTTCATCTGTACTATCAGTAGCTAGCTTGCGTTGGCGAATGATAGCTATTAGCTATTAGTGTACAAGGCcaggggattgtttgaaagagaaactcacatctacTACTATGAGAGGTAGCTAGTACTCACTTATCATCCATCACCTGTTATAAAATTACAACAATACCTTGCTAGCTGACTTTTCCCACTGTCGAATCACTGTTTCCTGAAccattctgccctgttctgaaagaactccctgggtttgccatcatgctgtggatgtttggtcaggacgtgTCGTTTTTATCATTTGTTCGTTATGAGAGActcattactaagcacttccacacacaaaacacactgtgGGCGCTCCTCGTTATAAGTTTGTATGAAAAAGAGAGAAATTCATCGCTGTATATGCGTTTCATGACAATTGAGCTCAGTCACAATTTGTGTCCATTTGAGGACAGCGGTGAGTGATGGCGAGTAGGAATGGCAAACATTGCATCATCTGTTGCTGAACGACAGGGTTGCATCGTGTGTGTCGCGGACTGATCTCCAAGAAAACTACAGGAAAAAAGATACGTTAAACCCGCGAAGCACATCAATTGTCATGAAAGgcatctccctctcacactcGCTCAGCTGGCAAACAGCAGAGAGCGCAGAtgcacttggccaaatcaattccagtaattAATGAAATAATTACACAATTTAACTCTGACACGTCGCGACCCAACCCATACTTTAAGAAAGGCtgatgtagactagcctacccatACCCACAGCCTACTCGCGCTGTagctgcgagctgttggctagtgaacgtgccaagaccagagtagacacatttgctatttatttttttgagaaCTATCGGTacagttgaaaatgtgatggaaacacattgaactttagatttgtATTCTGTGTACAGtacgtcatcacgcactgatttttttatccgcaacaagtcatTTGTTGATTGTTTATTAAGTGTGAGTAAAATGTAATACATATTGTTAGCTACATATGGGTTATTGTAGGGGATTTCTAAGCTTGCAATTGTAGAGGTATTATCTGTGTCCGAGAAACAGAACCTTAATGAGCAAGTAACCCAGACACCAGTCATGGGGTCAATGTCAGGTGCATTTGACTGCTTGGCATGGTGTTTACAAGGTAACGTATGTTAACTCATGTACATGTAGTCTGATCCTTGTCattgaggctggtgggaggatgAGCTCATTGtactggctggaatggaattaatggtacagagtcaaacgtggtttcatgtttgatacctttccatttattccattccagacattacagtagctcctcccaccagcattCAATGGTGCGTCTGTCTCCCCAACTTCACTCCTTGACTTTCTGTTTACCACTCGAACGAGCCCATTGGGGGAGCCACAGCGGGGTTTTCCACATTAGTTAAGCATTTGCATCTGATGTAAACTTTGACACAGCCAGAGATTTACTTATCCTTTACACCTGTCGCAGTCTTTGGCTCGGTACAGTTGTGGCTAGATAGAGCACAGCTTTCCAACCTTAACCTGCGACGATAAGTAACATACCGATTCAGGTAACAAATCACAGCTGGTGAGGTGAACCCTCAAAAACATTAAATTACTTAAGATAGTTAAAGATCTCAAAACACCACTTTAGATACAACTGTATCTAAAGTAGTGTGCACTATTATCAGCTTTTAAACTGCAATTACATTTAAGGCTCAACCCCCCAGATGGTGCTCTGAAAATCATTTATCAGTGCATTATTGTGCCTACTGAAATGTAATACCTGTTGCTAATTCTAATGCAGAATAGTTTCATAGTTTCTCAGTGTGGCCTTATGTGAACATCTAGCCTACCCATGAAATAAGTCACTTTTAAGTTAAGAACTCAGACAAAGACACCCATCACAAAGATCACTGTTTATTGTGTGTTAAACTAGTTTTCGATAACAGTTCTCAGTAGAAATGTTCGCTACTTCCACCCACAACATTTAGACAGGGGTCCACAGGATGCTTTGTGTGCTACAGTGCCCTCCACAACTCTGGCCATCCATTTGCAAATTTTAAGTTCCATTACATTTCAAATGACTTCAACAGAAATATCTGAACACAACTCCAGCAATTCTTAGTTTTAACCCTCTGTTCAACCTAAGGAAATGCAAACATGGTTAATTCTAATCTAAACCACCTGACCTTTCTATTTTACCGCATCGGTTCATGAGAGACAGTGGTCAGGTGGTTTGGAGCCCAAGCAGAAAGATAGCAGGCACTGACTGACGCTCTCCAAGACCAGGGATACATGTCATCGATCTGCTCTAAGATTTCAATAAGTACAGAAACAATACATCTCATATTTGGAGAAGGAGCTTTGAGGGCAACTAACTCTatggggaggatggagaaagGGGGTTGAGTTCCATTCTGCAGAATAGGGTAAACTTGAATGTCTTGCACTGAAGCAATTCAATGAATATAGGCAAAAGCAAACATATGCACTCAAAAATGGACAGTAGTATGACAGGCCATACTTACTGTGGTCAATTACAGGCATTGGGTACAGAAGGGTCATTTTTGGGACGCTGTAGCTAGTATCTTTGCACCTGTAACAATATGTCAGTCTATTTTTCATATCCCACCTCTACACAATGACGTAAGTTCACGAACACTGGTGGAAACAAAGCCCTCAAAAGTAAAAACAAAAAGGTCCGAATCCTGTACAAAGTCAAAACATCTACCAAAGGAATGACTTCAGATTAGAAAGGAGGAGCTTTAATAACGGTTTGCCAATGTTAACAATCAAATTTTTAAAAAGATGGGGCGCAAGTCAAACAGTGGATATGAAGGACAGTTAGTCAGTATAATATTCTGACAAACTACAACTCAGCACTACATTCTTGAAGAGGAAAGGAGGTTGGTTTATCTTTAAGTTGCGAGATCCAGGAGGCTGGCAACATACCATGAGACAACGAGCAAGTTTCTCTCTAGAGAACGAAGCagtttccctctctcgctctttacaGTAAGGCCACTTTTAAATAGTCATTCTAAATGAGGACCATAACTTCTCTCCTGTGTCCAGATCTTTGCAGGAGTCCCATTCTTGAGGAAAACAAAATCTTCAAGTTTCTAAGTGAAAGAGCCTGGTGGTCTTCTCGTCTGCAGGCCTGGTGTTTGCTCCACTCACCACCAAGAGCCAAAGCCCACTCAACATGGTCACCACAGCTGTGACTGAGGTAGTCTCCCCTCACGTGCCCAAACCATAACTCAAACACACCAACCAACCATGTGCAGTTTGGGTTATAACGATCTCGCAAAAAAATAGATCTATTCGCAACAACAGTTCGTAAATTCTTCTCGCACAATTTTTTTCGTCTTCTTCGATCCTCTGTGGCTTTATAATCAAAGCAAGTTGAAGTCCAGAGAGAAGTTGTACCACACAACTGCTGCTCTGAAAACAATCCACAAAAGACAACCGTACGTTGTCGTTTGCTGTTGTTGATGCTGCAGTGTCATTCATATGGGTGTATCATatagattttatatttttttgtttcagtTAATCACTTGCCACAGCACTTTTGGATGTAGTCCTTCAGTTTTGCCAACCAGGTGctttgtgtatgtactgtatataatgcatGTAGATGTAAAGTGTGTCAGTTTATATGGTTCACTGTGTGAGGTGTATGagagtgtgtttgtatgtataatgtatgtattgtactgtggtgtgagggagagaaggtccagtgtggtggtggcagcagcgcCAGCATTCGTTGTCAGGACTGCGCTGTAGTTAGGTACACACAGCTGTAGTTCAGCTCCCTCTGGCGGCTGGGCAAGACCACGCTGGATGggcgggggaggggagggggggttgggGTGTGCTACTTGTCCCCCAAGATGGCGTACTGGTTACCGAGCTCCAACTGCTGCAGGGAGGCCCCACTGCCGCCTTCCTCTCGGCCACGGTTCTTGTGCTTCACCACCTCAAAGgtcttctccatctccctgtctctgaaaCCCGAGCATTGGATATATTAATTAaacaaacaaagacatttctacaCTATGTGTGCCCACCTATGCATGCGTGTAAGATGAGTGATATATAGAGGTGCACTGACCTGCGTGTCTCAATATGCTTGGAGCCGGCCCCGAGTGAGGGGAACTGTGTGTCGCTGAAGATCTCAGGGGGCCCCTGGTTGGGGCCCCGCTTGGTAGTGGTCAGTCGGGCCCCTGGGGGGCGGTACACCCCAGAAGGCTTTGACTCAGGCACCTCTTCCACCTCTGTAGAGAcaagagcagagaagagaaccCGTCAGTGAAAACGGGGGCAAGGCTCATTAGTAGTCCACATTAATTGTCAAAACTACAGTGTCTGTATGGGAGTAACACTTCAATACTACAATTAAGGGTGTGGAATTAATACACAGTGCGGAGTGAGATATACCCACCAACAGAGGCAGCGGCAGGTGGCGGGGCACCAGACTTGTTCCAAGGTCCAGACATTTTGTCTCCACTGACCAGGATGATCTCGCCATCTTCACCGACCTCCTCCTcatactcctcttcctccttctcatcACTGCCACAACCACCAGAGAAAACAGTCAACAAAAACATGCAACTAGTACAAACATTTAACATGTCATTAGGGTAGTGCCTACTGTTTTCAGCCCACTGAATGAATGCAACCCCCCCCATTCAGCCTTACCTTATCTGGAGAGCCTGCAGCCTGAGTCCGCTGTAGTCCACCTCCTTCGCCTCAAACTCCTTCCACTCCTCATCCTCCTGCAGACAGAGCAACGCTCATCAGTTACACAACCCACTGACTGATGGTTTAGCAATCcaagggtgtgttcgtaaattcaatcttgAGTGCCAGAGTGTGCCCTGGGCGTTCATACATTCAGAGCGTGGTCAGATTGTAAATTCACAACGTTTCGCTCCAGAGCGTacactggacactctggctgaggagtaggtTTGAGCAGAGTGTTCAGACCTCTCAAAGGCAGTCAAGCAGCCAAGCCAAATggttaacgttggctagctacttccaaacAAATGAGAACACCTCAGACTATTTTACAAGCCcttgcagagctggttaggccgTTTTCACATTATTCAGAGCGTTGGTGaccaactgtgctgctggcaacaattgaattacgcttttttgcagacactggccatattcaacgggtgttgtgcGTTCTTAAATTCAGCAGTTATtatgcgctctggcacactcagacaagagtgctcGGAAATTGGAGTAGATGGCCATAGTGAATTTGCCAACGCACCCCAAGGACTCATACCTTTGTGTCATATCAATCTCAATTGATCATGCAAACTTGCCAATGAAAAGGAACGTTTGTCAAGGGTACAAATAAAATAGAAACTTGGATCTAGATACTGGCCACGCCCTAATTTGGCAGACTCAAAACGTTATTACAACATCCCTGGAACGTGTCAACCTCAGAACCATGTTACCTGCATAAAATGCTAGCTACTAGTAACGTTATCGCCAGTAGGTTCTACTCTTTGTGCTTTTGTCTGCACAAAGAAAGGTTCTAAGTTTAACAGCTGTAGTCCAGTCCCCATTTTCCAGGCCCAACCACCTGAACCCTCAGACGAATATTGCAGGCCTAAGCATCTAGCGAATGAGGCCAAATAGCTAGTACGGTAACGTTACTCGTCTTCCAATTTGACAGATGTCAAAATTAATTAGCTAGTTAGTAAGCTAGTTATATTTGCATTCGTCATGACGCATGTTACTACAACGCTGGCAATATTTTCCAATAATATTCAAATTCTTCACGAGCCATGTTGCTGGCTAGCTAACTAATGTTACGCCAGTCATATAATCCAATGTGTGCCAGTTTTCACCTGTCGAAAACATTCTAGCCACACTGTTTGCCAGTTAGCTATCGTTGATCAATCGAGAAAGCCGACACTGGCGCGGCCTAAAGTCATCGAGAAATGTCTGCTCACCGTCTGGAATACATCGTGAGTTTGCAGTCTAGCTAAGTTAGCAAACTCAATTATTGGATTGCTCTTTTAAGTAGCTAACCAATTGGCTAGTTAACTAAAACGTACATATTTCTCTCCATAAATCATGTGTGAGGCCAGTGTAATAACTAGCCAGCCATTGTGTATTACCAAACAGTCATGGCATGAGTCATCATCGTTATCAGGCAAACTAGCTAGCAAACATATTGACTTGGCTAGTAGTAGCAAGTAGCTTGCTGGCTAACTAGTACTAGCGCggcgctagctaacgttaccttctCCGGCTGTGCATCTTGATTTTCGTTTTTCGTGCCCGACTTCTCCTTTTCCTTCTTGTTCTTTTTCAAGACAATTGGTGTGGGCCCAACTGGAGCTTCTTTTCCCTTACCTCccttttctttcttcttctttttatccCTCTTGGCAAAGAAATCATCCAGGCTCTTCTCCGGAGCAGCACCACAAGTCTCTACATCCGCCATCTTCTTTCAGAAACAAACGCTATGCAAGGACAATCGTAAATTTCACAACGTCTCTATAATTCAGTTGAAGGGGAGGGAATAAATTGTTATTCGACCAGAGCAATCAAACAATTTCCCTTCTAGCGTAAAAAAGAAAATGTAGCTACTGTCTGACCGCCTGTCTTTCAATGTGCCACATTACCAATCTTTGGGGGCTGCGCTCGCACACTGCTATTTGACAGGCAAACCGGATGTACAGCCAATACATACTTTCCAGGATGCCCCGGATGAACATGAACAGAAACACAATGGACATGCTGAATAACCAATTAACTGCAAATAAAAACCACTTTAACCAATGAAATTGCATGTCTTTTTTATCGCCCTATCACAGTAGCCTGGTAGTAATCTGATACCACACCATGAGGTCTACTGTTAGTAGTGTGGTCCTCACTGATCAATTGATTGTATTGCTCATTGACCAGTTGATCATGGAACCAGAGAGCAGCACTTAAACAAATCTTTATTTTATTAATGAGTTTTCTTGTTTTCTCAAAGCCGGCATTCCAAGTCATTACAGTagaatcaaatttttattttttatttttatatagcccttcgtacatcagctgatatctcacagtgctgtacagaaaccctgcctaaaaccccaaacagcaagcaatgcaggtgttgaagcacgctggctaggaaaaacttcctagaaaggccaaaccctaggaagaaatctagagaggaaccaggctatgaggggtggccagtcctcttctggctgtgccgggtggagattataacagaacatggccaagatgttcaaatgttcataaatgaccagcatggtcaaataataataatcac is drawn from Oncorhynchus tshawytscha isolate Ot180627B linkage group LG29, Otsh_v2.0, whole genome shotgun sequence and contains these coding sequences:
- the LOC112227928 gene encoding protein CDV3 homolog yields the protein MADVETCGAAPEKSLDDFFAKRDKKKKKEKGGKGKEAPVGPTPIVLKKNKKEKEKSGTKNENQDAQPEKEDEEWKEFEAKEVDYSGLRLQALQISDEKEEEEYEEEVGEDGEIILVSGDKMSGPWNKSGAPPPAAASVEVEEVPESKPSGVYRPPGARLTTTKRGPNQGPPEIFSDTQFPSLGAGSKHIETRRDREMEKTFEVVKHKNRGREEGGSGASLQQLELGNQYAILGDK